A genomic segment from Necator americanus strain Aroian chromosome III, whole genome shotgun sequence encodes:
- a CDS encoding hypothetical protein (NECATOR_CHRIII.G12458.T1) yields the protein MVYLDYDSISEALSDFGYFLPEEDELINKINCLATEFNLDVDDFVDDLLASAVNMKKKIVDSAILEHMEAELNKKLKKNLDGVIAPSSSKTKRPAFSERSVNQNHLNVSCFELEESVHEDFGSSELSGKYRAFAPVLPSPSNAKYLARSERGIIFQHLQGQLFAKSSAAGCSVTVEMVSSLPTEKYAVDKASNVIDAKYVKMANFAAVCREANPEISDWSIPVAGSTDSEYVYGEIIRDISEELPLSDQTVSLMMDDEAGTVMKLDLSHLPEVSVFPGQLVAYLGSFENGDRFVATRQFFPKSLPLSPLGRPPTDENLRVWCASGPFTTAENCSYEPLCDLLEMVKLEQPHVLILMGPFVDAKNNFMRRPQFPETYEEVMNQLMRNIAKFLDGCRTELMVQPAPFRDVCCDPVFPTPPLKICSDASKRMGKRLHSLPEPCVVRINGVEIALTSSEVIAHLSKNEWHRSEDQENRDRIARLASHIINQRSLYPLSPPSLPTSMEECLRVCALRTAPHVIIGSSVLSGSVKNIGGTVAANPGILARGSSGTFLRCEFASSIAQDAVNLCDCSRFEVVKL from the exons ATGGTTTACTTGGACTATGACTCTATTTCGGAAGCTTTATCCGACTTTGGGTACTTTCTTCCGGAAGAGGATGAGCTGATAAACAAAA TCAACTGTCTCGCAACTGAATTCAATCTTGACGTTGACGACTTTGTGGATGATCTTCTAGCTTCTGCCGTaaacatgaagaagaaaatagttgATAGTGCGATCCTTGAGCACATGGAGGCA GAGTTGAAcaagaagttgaagaaaaatctggatGGAGTAATAGCCCCATCATCTTCTAAAACAAAAAG aCCTGCATTCAGTGAACGTTCTGTTaatcagaatcatttgaatgTATCCTGCTTTGAGCTTGAAGAGTCTGTTCACGAAGATTTTGGCTCTTCTGAACTTTCTGGGAAGTATCGTGCCTTTGCTCCCGTGCT ACCATCCCCATCAAATGCTAAGTACCTAGCAAGATCCGAGCGTGGTATTATCTTTCAACATCTACAAGGCCAATTATTCGCGAAGAGCAGTGCTGCAGGATGTTCTGTCACAGTTGAAATGGTATCTTCTCTTCCCACAGAGAAATACGCAGTTGACAAAGCCTCCAACGTTATTGATG caAAATATGTGAAGATGGCGAATTTTGCTGCTGTCTGTCGAGAGGCTAATCCTGAAATTTCCGATTGGTCTATCCCTGTGGCAGGCTCGAcg gaCTCAGAATATGTTTATGGTGAGATTATTCGTGACATCTCAGAGGAACTACCACTAAGCGACCAAACAGTCTCACTAATGATGGACGACGAAGCCGGAACCGTGATGAAGTTAGACCTTAGTCATTTGCCCGAAGTCAGCGTATTTCCTGGTCAG ttgGTTGCCTACCTCGGCTCTTTTGAAAATGGGGACCGTTTTGTGGCCACTAGACAATTCTTTCCAAAATCTCTGCCACTGTCTCCTCTTGGACGACCACCAACTGATG aaaatttgcgTGTATGGTGTGCCAGTGGTCCTTTCACCACCGCTGAAAACTGTTCCTATGAACCTCTGTGTGATCTCCTAGAAATGGTTAAACTGGAGCAGCCTCACGTGCTTATTCTG ATGGGACCATTCGTTGATGCGAAGAACAATTTCATGCGTCGGCCGCAGTTTCCAGAAACGTATGAAGAAGTAATGAATCAGCTTATGCGTAATATAGCAAAGTTCTTGGATGG GTGCCGAACGGAACTAATGGTGCAACCTGCACCATTCCGTGATGTATGTTGTGATCCTGTCTTCCCGACGCCTCCACTCAAAATCTGTTCCGATGCTTCTAAAAGAATGGGAAAG CGACTGCATTCTCTTCCTGAGCCATGTGTTGTGCGCATTAATGGAGTTGAAATAGCTCTGACAAGTAGCGAG GTTATTGCACATCTCAGTAAAAATGAGTGGCATCGCTCTGAAGACCAGGAGAATCGTGACAGAATCGCTCGCCTTGCGTCTCATATTATCAA tcaacGATCCTTATATCCACTATCACCTCCATCACTTCCCACATCGATGGAGGAATGTCTTAGAGTTTGCGCACTCCGAACAGCTCCCCACGTCATCATTGGGTCGTCTGTTTTGTCTGGTTCTGTTAAG AATATTGGCGGAACTGTGGCGGCGAATCCTGGCATATTAGCTCGTGGAAGCAGTGGCACATTCCTTCGATGTGAATTTGCAAGCTCAATTGCACAAGACGCAGTTAATCTCTGCGATTGTTCAAGATTTGAAGTTGTTAAATTGTGA
- a CDS encoding hypothetical protein (NECATOR_CHRIII.G12459.T1), protein MDRLCNTRIVSIEADLHAFLLGVLECIKFHMIALQQTKSRRSDNVRQMNDATLVIRGEKVPSRNVGVVGFVVLLSVVSLFDSHEVLSPRVAILRLRPLRQKPISIINCYSSTSAADESELVAFMRSWKM, encoded by the coding sequence ATGGACAGACTGTGCAACACGAGAATAGTGTCCATAGAAGCTGACCTGCACGCTTTCCTTCTCGGAGTATTAGAGTGCATCAAATTCCATATGATAGCTCTGCAGCAGACCAagagcagaaggagcgacaacgttcgacagatgaatgacgctACACTCGTTATTCGTGGAgaaaaggttccgtcgcgaaatgtaggcgttgttggttttgttgtgctcCTATCTGTTGTCAGTCTTTTCGATTCTCACGAGGTTTTGTCACCTCGtgtggccattcttcgcctccgtcctctgcgccaaaaacccattaGCATCATTAACTGCTACTCATCAACATctgcagctgatgaatccgaattggtcGCGTTTATGAGGAGCTGGAAGATGTGA